Sequence from the Pyrobaculum neutrophilum V24Sta genome:
TTGTGAAAATTTATTGTATTGTAAGTTATTATAACTGTGGATCAATTTTTTGATCGGGAGAGGGAGCTGGAGTGGCTTGAGGGGCTGTACCGTAGGCCGGGGGCTCAGCTGGTTGTTGTATATGGGAGGCGGAGGATTGGGAAGACTGAGCTTTTGAGGCGGTTTGCGGCTGGGAAGAGGGCGGTGTATTTCTACTGCGAGAGGATGTCTGTGCGGGAGCCTGGCTGAGGGATGCCTTGGCGGCGGGGCTGGGGGCGCCTTATCTGCGGGGGGCGGCTTTTGAGGGGGGCGCTTTTTAGGGCTGTGGAGCCGCTTCTGAGGGGGGAGCGGACGGTGCTGATCTTCGACGAGTTTCCCTACCTGGTTGACGTGGATCCGTCCGTGTTGAGCAGGTTTCAGCGTCTGTGGGACGAGGTTCTTTCTAGGACCGAGGTCTTTCTAGTGCTCTGCGGCTCCAGCGTGTCTGTGATGGAGGGGGAGGTGCTGGGGTACAGGTCGCCTCTGTATGGGAGGAGGACGGCCAGCTGGAAGCTGGGGGAGCTTCCCCTCTCCGCTGTGAAGTTCTTCTACCCGCGGCCGTTTGAGGAGAGGCTCTACGGCGTGGCGGGGGGCGTGCCGATGTATCTCAGGAGGTTCGACGCCTCTCTGCCTTTCTGGGAGAACGTCAGGAGGGAGTTCTTCACCAAGGGGGGCTTCCTCTACGAGGAGGCGGAGTTTCTCCTGCGGCAGGTGCTTAGCCGCGGAACTACTCCCTGGTCTTGAGGGCTATCGCGGACGGGAGGAGGAGGCTGGGGGAGATAGCCAACGAGGCGGGGCTCGACAAGGGGGCTGCCTCCCGGTATCTGGCCGCCCTGGAGCTCCTGGATCTTGTGGGGCACGAGGTTCCTGTGTTGGAGCCGCCCAAGGCGGGGAGGAGGCTCTACTTTATCCGGGATAACTACCTTGCCTTCTGGTTTGCCCACGTCCAGCCGCGTAGGGGGAGCAGGGGGCGGGCGAGGCGGCGCTTGAGGAGGCCAGGGGGCGGTTCCACCTCTACATGTCGCGGGTGTATGAGGAGGTGGCGCGGCGGGTGGTGCAGGCGCTTCACCCGGGCCGGCGGGTGGGGCGGCAGTGGGGGAGGGTGGGCAGGAGGACGTACGAGATCGATATATTGGCCGTGGGGGAGGGGGGCGCCTTCTACGGCGAGGTGAAGTGGTCTGACGGCGTGGACTGCCCCGGCGTCAAGAGGGAGCTGAGGGAGAGGGAGCTGGAGGGGGTCAGGGCAGAGGGGTTCTACGTCTTCGCGTTCGCGAGGAAGGAGGCCGGCTGCTTTGACCTGGGGGATGTGGAGCGCCTCGTGGAGATGTACAGCATCTAGGCCAGCTCCGGCGTTAGATACCATCTTATCCTCCAGGGCGGCCCGGCGAGGCAGAGGGCGGCTGAGTGGCGGAACTCTACGACGTCGGCCCCTAGGAGGGAGGCGGCGAGGCGGGCTAGGTGGGGGAGGTGGCCCACTATCATTGCGTCTTCGGCTATGGCGTTTATACGCTGCGCCCAGGGGGCCGGGTCGTCGTTGGGGTTTAGGCCCTGTGCCTCCTCCAGCCTGGCGGGCTTGAGGGCCTCTGCGAAGATCTCGGCCGTCTGCTTCGCCCTCTTCTTCCCGCTGTGGTATATCGCGGCGATTTTCACGCCGGCTTTCGCCAGCGCCGCGGCCACTCTCCTCGTCTCGTCGGCCCCCTCGGGCGTCAAGCTCCTCTCGGGGTCGACGCTCTCGGGGTAGGCCTTGCCGTGTTGGACTAGGCAGAGGAGGGGCATATCGTCCCCCACTCCCCCTTTTTAATCCCTTTTCGCCGTTTCGCCTGGGGGGCGGATGGTAGACGCAACGGCCATGTACTGCAAGGGCCGTGGGCTGAGGCCCCGCGTCTGTGTAGGCCCGGCGGCGTTTCTCGCGGGCTAGGCGGGGCGTGTCTCAGCTATGTGCGCCTCTATGAGGCATATGTGGTCTAGGGGGGTTGATGTGCAGGCTTTTATCCTTGGGGCGAGGCCGTGTTGGGCTAGTATTTTGGCGGCCTGCTTCACGTCGGTGAGGGTTGAGGCTGTGATGTAGAGCGTACCCCCCGGCTTGAGTACGTGGGTTGCCTGGGCTGTGATTTCTCTTATGGCCTCTAGGCGGCGGCCGGCGCACCAGCTTCTGTCTTTTTCGTCTCTTGGGGAGGTAGGGCGGATTCGCCGTAACTACGTCGTAGGGGGCCGCGGCTAGTAGGGCTTTTCTTGTTGGGCAGATTGCGACTTTGTGAGCCGCTCTGTTTATCTCTGCGTTGACTCTTGCCGTGGCGAGGGCTGGGGGGCTTATGTCGTAGGCGCACACCGTCTCTACCTGGGGGCTTTTGGCTATGGCTATGGCGCCTGAGCCTGTGCCTAAGTCGGATGCTCTGCCTCTGGCGTCTATGTGGCTTATGGCGAGGGCTGTTGATACGGCGTTGAAGACGCCGCGTGGGATGTAGAGCGCCATGTCTCTAAACCTATACACTGCGGCTGGCAATGCGGCGTGTAAAATGCGGAGCTGGCCGCCTCTGCGCGTAGCATATATATCAGCCGCCTCTTGTATTTGTGGCTTGTGGCGAGGCGGAGGTGGTCAACACGCTGAGGGTTAGGCTCGGCTGCTCCGGGGGGCGCCCCATCGACCTGGGGTTTGCGAGGGTGGTGCCCGACTTGGTGTGTGGGGGTGTGCCGGTGGAGGTGGAGTGCCTCTCTACCTTCTACTGTGGGGTGGGGCAGGCCCTGGCGTATCTCTACGGGGTGGGGAGGGCGGCTCTTGTCCTCGTCGCAGACGGCCCGCGGCCTGGCCTTGGGGATTTCCTGAGGTGACTTTCGCAACTCTTGGACGTGTATCTCTACGTGGGGGGCGAGCTTATTCCACTTGGTAGGCGGCGTTGGCCTTTATGAAGTCCATTAGACTTTCGATGTACGCCGTGAACTGGGCCTTTATCGCCTTGTCGTTGCTTCTCAGGGGGTGTCCGCTCTTTTGGTACTCCTCGGCGCCTAGGTCGTTTCTGAGCTTGAAGCCGTAGAAGGGCGTTGGGGTTTTTCCGTAGTAGTGGTCTGCTTTGTCGTTGCGTATTACCGTGATGCCGGGGTACCTCTCGGTGAGGGTTTTGTGGAGGGTTTTCCACTCCCGTTCTATGTCGGCTACGTCGGTTGTCCTTATCTGGTTTAGGAGCACGGCGGCGTACTTCTCCGGCTCTGGGATGGAGAAGTGGCGTTTGAGCATGGCGAATATCCTGTCTAGGAGGAGGACCGTCTTCTCCCTCTCGGGCTGTCCAGGCCTCGTGAGGGCTATGTAGAAGGGGGCGAACATCACGACCATGGGGAAGTGTGAGTAGAGCCAGTTGGGGGAGTCCACGATTATATAGTCGAAGTCCTCCTTTACGGGGGCGACCAGCTCCTCTAGTAGCCACTCCCACCTGGGCGTTCTGAATATCTCCATGGCTAGGTCGTCTAGGTTGCCTCCCGGCAGCACGTAGAAGACGGCGTCTAGCCCCCTCTCTGCTTACCACCTCTATCACCTCGACGGCGTTGGCGATGTATGCGACATCTTCACACCTCCCCCGCCACATGCGCGAAAAAGCCAGGAACATTCTTTCAACTATTTCGATACATCTGCCTGACGGCACCGTCAGGCAGATGAGCCGAGGAAGTGGAAATTGTGAAGAGACCGTGTTAGAGGTGCGGGTGGGTTGGATGGTTTACAGCGGTTATCGCCGCGGTTGGCATCTCGAAGGCGTGGGGCTGCGTATAACGCCGGCGAGACAAGACGGCCCCGCGGCGGAGACCGCCGGCGCTGGCTACGTATGCGGCTGTAAAACTTTTGGCCTGCCCCCGTCTATCCTCCATAACTAGTGGAGAATTCAACCCCACCACGTATACGCACATGTACGCATACAGAACGCTGAGGGTGGAGATCCCCTGGCGTCTCGT
This genomic interval carries:
- a CDS encoding AAA family ATPase gives rise to the protein MEPLLRGERTVLIFDEFPYLVDVDPSVLSRFQRLWDEVLSRTEVFLVLCGSSVSVMEGEVLGYRSPLYGRRTASWKLGELPLSAVKFFYPRPFEERLYGVAGGVPMYLRRFDASLPFWENVRREFFTKGGFLYEEAEFLLRQVLSRGTTPWS
- a CDS encoding ATP-binding protein translates to MDQFFDRERELEWLEGLYRRPGAQLVVVYGRRRIGKTELLRRFAAGKRAVYFYCERMSVREPG
- a CDS encoding 50S ribosomal protein L11 methyltransferase, which codes for MDARGRASDLGTGSGAIAIAKSPQVETVCAYDISPPALATARVNAEINRAAHKVAICPTRKALLAAAPYDVVTANPPYLPKRRKRQKLVRRPPPRGHKRNHSPGNPRTQAGGYALHHSLNPHRREAGRQNTSPTRPRPKDKSLHINPPRPHMPHRGAHS
- the sixA gene encoding phosphohistidine phosphatase SixA, which codes for MPLLCLVQHGKAYPESVDPERSLTPEGADETRRVAAALAKAGVKIAAIYHSGKKRAKQTAEIFAEALKPARLEEAQGLNPNDDPAPWAQRINAIAEDAMIVGHLPHLARLAASLLGADVVEFRHSAALCLAGPPWRIRWYLTPELA
- a CDS encoding ParA family protein; translated protein: MLPGGNLDDLAMEIFRTPRWEWLLEELVAPVKEDFDYIIVDSPNWLYSHFPMVVMFAPFYIALTRPGQPEREKTVLLLDRIFAMLKRHFSIPEPEKYAAVLLNQIRTTDVADIEREWKTLHKTLTERYPGITVIRNDKADHYYGKTPTPFYGFKLRNDLGAEEYQKSGHPLRSNDKAIKAQFTAYIESLMDFIKANAAYQVE